In Nakamurella antarctica, the following are encoded in one genomic region:
- a CDS encoding alpha/beta fold hydrolase yields the protein MSPPEEHHQRGSQNGTTPDPSVVRHSGPWQHRDISANGIRFHIAEAGDGPLVLLLHGFGQFWWSWRHQLTDLPAYGYRVVAVDLRGYGDTDNPPRGYDAFTLAGDISGLIRALGERDAVLVGTGFGGMTAFNTASIRPAQVRAVVAIAAAHPLSLARLRWREIPGTYQGLLRLVRLPFFAERKFAAGGGAGLEKLIRRGSGPAWAASAEFAQAMPRVRQAFRIAGATHAAVEHLRWVARSPWRSDGLRHREALARRPVSAPVLHIGGQGDPVIPVSLLEEARALCHGSYRQEWLRGIGHYPAEEAPAEVTALLVHFLQELEALPAGG from the coding sequence ATGTCGCCCCCCGAAGAACACCACCAGCGTGGAAGTCAAAACGGCACTACGCCGGACCCCTCGGTGGTGCGACACTCCGGGCCGTGGCAGCATCGCGATATCAGCGCCAACGGCATCCGCTTCCACATCGCCGAGGCCGGCGATGGTCCACTTGTACTGCTGCTTCACGGTTTTGGCCAGTTTTGGTGGTCGTGGCGGCATCAGCTCACAGACCTTCCGGCCTACGGCTATCGCGTCGTGGCGGTCGACCTTCGAGGTTATGGGGACACTGACAACCCCCCTCGCGGTTACGACGCCTTCACCCTGGCGGGCGATATTTCCGGCCTGATCCGAGCCCTCGGTGAGCGTGACGCAGTGTTGGTTGGGACGGGCTTCGGCGGTATGACGGCCTTCAACACTGCCTCGATTCGGCCAGCTCAAGTCCGTGCTGTTGTCGCCATCGCTGCCGCGCATCCGCTCTCACTTGCTCGGCTGCGATGGCGCGAAATACCTGGCACCTACCAGGGGTTGTTGCGTCTCGTGCGGCTGCCTTTTTTTGCTGAACGAAAGTTTGCCGCGGGCGGTGGCGCCGGCCTGGAAAAACTTATTCGCAGGGGCAGTGGGCCGGCGTGGGCCGCGTCTGCCGAGTTTGCGCAAGCAATGCCGCGAGTCCGACAGGCGTTCCGTATCGCTGGCGCCACGCATGCAGCCGTGGAGCATCTGCGGTGGGTAGCCCGATCCCCCTGGCGCTCCGATGGCCTGCGGCACCGTGAGGCTCTAGCGCGCAGGCCGGTGTCCGCTCCCGTTCTCCACATCGGCGGTCAAGGCGACCCCGTCATCCCCGTCAGTTTGCTCGAAGAAGCGCGCGCCCTCTGCCACGGTAGCTACCGGCAGGAATGGCTTCGCGGAATCGGCCACTACCCGGCGGAGGAAGCGCCGGCAGAGGTCACCGCGCTGCTCGTGCATTTTCTACAAGAGCTCGAGGCGCTCCCCGCAGGCGGCTAG
- a CDS encoding phage holin family protein yields the protein MSYPGTKPAVSNRTTTSFSQPSIPLTPELDVDPQGSIGALVKDATTHVSTLVRAEIELAKLEIMASAKQGIVGAVFFILAGVIGLFSLFFMFFFFADLLDIWLPRWSASLITWGVMLVMVGGLVFLGIKKVKKIGKPERTIASLQTTATTLKAAATHPAPDTKA from the coding sequence ATGTCCTACCCCGGGACCAAGCCAGCGGTTTCCAACCGCACCACCACCAGCTTCTCGCAACCGTCGATTCCGCTGACGCCCGAGCTAGATGTCGATCCGCAAGGTTCTATCGGAGCTCTGGTCAAGGACGCCACCACACACGTCTCGACGCTGGTGCGCGCGGAAATTGAGCTCGCGAAGCTCGAGATCATGGCGTCGGCGAAGCAGGGCATCGTGGGAGCCGTATTTTTCATCCTCGCGGGTGTGATTGGTCTGTTCAGCCTATTTTTTATGTTCTTCTTCTTCGCCGACCTGCTCGACATCTGGCTGCCACGTTGGTCCGCCTCGCTCATCACTTGGGGCGTCATGTTGGTGATGGTCGGCGGCCTGGTGTTTCTGGGAATCAAGAAAGTAAAGAAGATCGGCAAGCCCGAACGGACGATCGCCTCTCTGCAGACCACGGCAACAACTTTGAAGGCTGCGGCTACCCACCCGGCTCCCGACACCAAGGCCTAA